The genomic DNA TCTGCCAATAATATTACCCCGCCTTTCGCTAGCAGCGCTACTGCAATACCCGATATTAGTGCAATCCATGCATATGGCGATTTGAAAGCCCCAGACAAATCCTTAAAGCCGATTTCACCGCTTCCTATAGGAGCAAGGACAGCGATCGTTATAATTGTTACTCCCCAGTTAATTCCTTTTGCTTGAAGAATCGAAAAAGCGCGCATACCAATAGGAAGCAATTTTAATAACATTAAAACAATCACAGCAATCATTAGAGAGTTATTTTTTGCTATGAAACCTATTCCAAGCAATAATAATAAAAATAAATATGGTTCGAGTGTCAAATTGATTCATCCTTCCGCCAATATTACCTTAGCTTAAGATATGGTAGTTCCATCAACATAAAACCTGCTGCCTTTTTCATATTCGGTGAATCCTTTCAATGGTTTTGATCGTAGGTATGAGTACAGATGCGGTTTTCCAATATAGATGATAAAATACTTTTAATAATATTGCACAAATAAGGGGGAACTTAATTGAATAAGGTTTACATATATCGAACGATCCGATTTTTATTCGTAATAGGAATTGTTTTCTTAAGTTTGGCGGCAGTTTATTTCATATCAAAAGTCACATATCCTTTTCTTATAGCGCTGGCGCTTGCTTTTTTAATTAACCCGCTTGTTGGTTTTTTTGAGAAAAAGGCCCGAATGCCGAGAGCTCTGGCTGTTTTTATTGTTCTGATTCTTATTTTTGCCATTTTTGCCGGTTTAATCACTCTGCTTGTCACCGAAATTGTATCTGGTACTGAATATTTAGCAAAAATAGTGCCGAAACATTTAGATACAGTGATTCGTTATCTTGAACAATTTATAGCTGCTCAAATCATTCCTCTTTATAACCAGTTGTCAAGCAAGTTTCAAAACTTGGGCGCAGGCCAGCAAGATACCATTCTCACAAATATTCAAAGCGTCGGAACAAAAATCGGGACAACGGTCGGAGCGTTTATTCAAAACCTTCTCGGAAAAATTCCAAATATTTTATCATGGTTTCCGAACGCAGCTACAGTGCTCGTCATTTCTCTATTGGCAACTTTTTTTATCAGCAAAGATTGGCACAAGCTTTCCGCACTCGCTGGCAGGCTTCTTCCCAAGAGGGCAAAATCAAGTGGAAAAACAGTTTTTGCTGATTTAAATAAAGCTTTGTTTGGATTTATCAAAGCACAAGCAACTTTGGTTTCCATTACAACTGTTATTATATTAATCGGCTTGCTTATCCTACGTGTCGATTATGCGATAACGATTGCCTTAATTGCCGGAATCGTTGATATACTTCCTTACTTAGGAACAGGCGCCATTTTCGTTCCATGGATTATTTATGAGACTATTGTCGGAGAAACGAGCCTAGCAATTGGTCTTGGAGTCTTATATATTGTGGTTATTGTTCAAAGGCAAATTATGGAGCCTAAAATTCTTTCTTCAAGTATTGGGCTTGATCCGCTTGCCACTTTAATTGCCTTGTTTGTCGGTTTTAAGTTTCTCGGATTCCTAGGCTTAATTGTAGGCCCGGTAACCCTCGTCATTATCAGCACTTTGCATCGCGCAAATGTGTTCAAGGATATTTGGGCGTTTATTAAAGGTGAAGAAAAAGCATCTTAAATTTGAATTAATAGATGCTGACTCATTTGTGTCTGGCTCCCTCCAATACTAACAATATGTATTTATTGTATTGGATGGGTCTGACCCTTTGCTTATGAGTCAGCCTCTTTAATACTTACCGGATTATCGTTATAGTGCCTTTATCTATCCATCTTTTGAATGCTTTTATTAACAGCCTTTTAAAAAACTTTCTTGTTAGAGGGGCAAGTAATAAAAACCCTACTACATCTGTGATAAATCCGGGTGTCAAAAGCAAAGTTCCACCTATTAGAATACAAATGCCATCCAATAAGGCATCGCCGGGTATTTGCCCGTTTCGAAGCTGCTCTTGTGCTTTTCGAATCGTCTCAAGCCCTTGGCGTTTTGCTAAGTACGCCCCAAGAACTCCTGTAAAAATAAGTAAGAACATGGTCGGCAATACCCCAATCGTTTTACCCGATAATAAAAGGAATGCTATTTCTGCAGCGGGAACGATGATAAGAAATAATAGTAAATAACGCATGCTGCACCTCCACAGACAATTTACTTTGTCCAAATAATTATATTCCTTCAAAAATAAAAACACCAAATGAAAAAACAAAAAGAGATGAAGTATTAACCCCATCTCGTGAAAAATTGTTATAATACGCTCGCATGACCGTTGTAAATAATTCCACGTGCTGCATCCACAGTGATTTCTTGCCCATCTTTTAGAATTTTTGTTGCATTTTCAGCACCAACAATAACAGGAATGCCAATGTTTAAGCCAACAACTGCTCCATGGCTTGTCAATCCGCCTTCCTCGGTAATAAGGGCGCTG from Bacillus methanolicus MGA3 includes the following:
- a CDS encoding DUF441 domain-containing protein, with protein sequence MTLEPYLFLLLLLGIGFIAKNNSLMIAVIVLMLLKLLPIGMRAFSILQAKGINWGVTIITIAVLAPIGSGEIGFKDLSGAFKSPYAWIALISGIAVALLAKGGVILLAEDPHITTALVLGTIIAVSLFKGVAVGPLIGAGIAYMAMKVFDLLNN
- the ytvI gene encoding sporulation integral membrane protein YtvI, with translation MNKVYIYRTIRFLFVIGIVFLSLAAVYFISKVTYPFLIALALAFLINPLVGFFEKKARMPRALAVFIVLILIFAIFAGLITLLVTEIVSGTEYLAKIVPKHLDTVIRYLEQFIAAQIIPLYNQLSSKFQNLGAGQQDTILTNIQSVGTKIGTTVGAFIQNLLGKIPNILSWFPNAATVLVISLLATFFISKDWHKLSALAGRLLPKRAKSSGKTVFADLNKALFGFIKAQATLVSITTVIILIGLLILRVDYAITIALIAGIVDILPYLGTGAIFVPWIIYETIVGETSLAIGLGVLYIVVIVQRQIMEPKILSSSIGLDPLATLIALFVGFKFLGFLGLIVGPVTLVIISTLHRANVFKDIWAFIKGEEKAS
- a CDS encoding FxsA family protein; translated protein: MRYLLLFLIIVPAAEIAFLLLSGKTIGVLPTMFLLIFTGVLGAYLAKRQGLETIRKAQEQLRNGQIPGDALLDGICILIGGTLLLTPGFITDVVGFLLLAPLTRKFFKRLLIKAFKRWIDKGTITIIR